The following are encoded together in the Bos javanicus breed banteng chromosome X, ARS-OSU_banteng_1.0, whole genome shotgun sequence genome:
- the TRPC5OS gene encoding putative uncharacterized protein TRPC5OS encodes MQRGMASTPATVLIDGLIDCIAQLIRIAEELLQFITQEPVPCIEQNDGAEEPEVDAFLSEEAPLPDLADLLDLESILTPREDEDLLFDVDQALLEIGELYEKQLDSVNKELRNG; translated from the coding sequence ATGCAGAGAGGCATGGCGTCTACACCAGCCACTGTACTTATTGATGGACTTATTGACTGTATAGCCCAATTAATACGAATAGCTGAAGAGCTTTTACAGTTTATTACACAAGAACCAGTTCCTTGTATTGAGCAAAATGATggagcagaagaaccagaagtagatgcttttctttcTGAGGAAGCTCCACTACCAGACCTTGCTGATCTCCTAGACTTAGAATCAATACTGACACCAAGAGAAGATGAAGACCTACTCTTTGATGTAGATCAAGCTCTGTTAGAAATAGGTGAATTATATGAAAAACAACTCGATAGTGTTAACAAGGAGTTGAGAAATGGCTAA